A genomic segment from Pseudorca crassidens isolate mPseCra1 chromosome 6, mPseCra1.hap1, whole genome shotgun sequence encodes:
- the ATG9A gene encoding autophagy-related protein 9A isoform X2 — protein MSLRGASGSDVSAPVPTAPWHHIENLDLFFSRVYNLHQKNGFTCMLIGEIFELMQFLFVVAFTTFLVSCVDYDILFANKMVNHSLHPTEPVKVTLPDAFLPAPVCSARIQENGSLITILVIAGVFWVHRLIKFIYNICCYWEIHSFYLHALRIPMSALPYCTWQEVQARIVQTQKEHQICIHKRELTELDIYHRILRFQNYMVALVNKSLLPLRFRLPGLGEVVFFTRGLKYNFELILFWGPGSLFLNEWSLKAEYKRGGQRLELAQRLSNRILWIGIANFLLCPLILIWQILYAFFSYAEVLKREPGALGARCWSLYGRCYLRHFNELEHELQSRLNRGYKPASKYMNCFLSPLLTLLAKNCAFFAGSILAVLIALTIYDEDVLAVEHVLTTVTLLGVTVTVCRSFIPDQHMVFCPEQLLRVILAHIHYMPDHWQGNAHRSQTRDEFAQLFQYKAVFILEELLSPIVTPLILIFCLRPRALEIIDFFRNFTVEVVGVGDTCSFAQMDVRQHGHPQWLSGGQTEASVYQQAEDGKTELSLMHFAITNPGWQPPRESTAFLGFLKEQVQRDGAAAGLAQGGLLPENALFTSIQSLQSESEPLSLIANVVAGSSCRGPPLPRDLQGSRHRAEVASALRSFSPLQPGQAPTGRAPSTMTGSGVDARTASSGSSVWEGQLQSLVLSEYASTEMSLHALYMHQLHKQQAQAEPERHVWHRRESDESGESAPEEGGEGARGPQPIPRSASYPCAASRPGAPETTALHGGFQRRYGGITDPGTVPRAPSHFSRLPLGGWAEDGQSASRHPEPVPEEGSEDELPPQVHKEQDGNSLLPSPTFKMGPPGD, from the exons ATGTCCCTGAGGGGAGCAAGT GGCTCTGACGTCTCTGCTCCTGTACCCACAGCACCTTGGCACCACATCGAAAACCTTGATCTCTTCTTCTCTCGA GTTTATAATCTACACCAGAAGAATGGCTTCACTTGTATGCTCATCGGGGAGATCTTTGAGCTCAT GCAGTTCCTCTTTGTGGTTGCGTTCACCACCTTCCTGGTCAGCTGTGTGGACTACGACATCCTATTTGCCAACAAGATGGTGAACCACAGTCTTCACCCTACCGAGCCTGTCAAGGTTACTCTGCCAGATGCCTTTTTGCCTGCCCCAGTCTGTAGTGCCAG GATTCAGGAAAATGGCTCCCTTATCACCATCCTTGTCATTGCTGGTGTCTTCTGGGTTCACCGGCTCATCAAGTTCATCTATAACATTTGCTGCTACTGGGAGATCCACTCCTTCTACCTGCATGCTCTGCGCATCCCCATG TCTGCGCTTCCATACTGCACGTGGCAAGAAGTACAGGCCCGGATTGTGCAGACCCAGAAAGAGCACCAGATCTGCATCCACAAGCGTGAGCTAACAGAGCTGGACATCTACCACCGCATCCTCCGTTTCCAGAACTACATGGTGGCACTGGTTAACAAATCCCTCCTGCCTCTGCGCTTCCGCCTGCCTGGTCTCGGGGAGGTTGTCTTCTTCACTCGGGGCCTCAAGTACAACTTCGAGCTGATCCTCTTTTGGGGACCTGGCTCTCTGTTTCTCAATGAATGGAGCCTCAAGGCTGAGTACAAACGTGGGGGACAACGGCTCGAGCTGGCCCAGCGTCTCAGCAACCGCATCCTGTGGATTGGCATCGCCAACTTCCTGCTGTGCCCCCTCATCCTCATCTGGCAGATCCTCTATGCCTTTTTCAGTTACGCCGAGGTGCTGAAGCGGGAGCCGGGGGCCCTGGGAGCACGTTGCTGGTCGCTCTACGGCCGCTGCTACCTCCGCCACTTCAACGAGCTGGAACACGAGCTACAGTCCCGCCTCAACCGAGGCTACAAGCCCGCATCCAAGTACATGAATTGCTTCTTGTCACCTCTGCTGACACTGCTGGCCAAGAACTGCGCCTTCTTTGCTGGCTCCATCCTGGCCGTGCTTATTGCCCTCACCATCTACGACGAAGATGTGTTGGCTGTGGAACATGTCCTCACCACTGTCACGCTCCTGGGGGTCACCGTGACCGTGTGCAG GTCCTTTATTCCGGACCAGCACATGGTGTTCTGCCCTGAGCAGCTGCTCCGCGTGATCCTCGCTCACATCCACTACATGCCTGACCACTGGCAGGGTAATGCCCACCGCTCGCAGACCCGGGACGAGTTTGCCCAGCTCTTCCAGTACAAGGCA GTGTTCATCTTGGAGGAGTTACTGAGCCCCATTGTCACACCCCTCATCCTCATCTTCTGCCTGCGCCCACGGGCCCTGGAGATTATAGACTTCTTCCGCAATTTCACCGTGGAGGTCGTTGGTGTTGGAGATACCTGCTCCTTCGCTCAGATGGATGTTCGCCAGCATGGGCACCCCCAG TGGCTGTCCGGTGGGCAGACGGAGGCCTCAGTGTACCAGCAAGCCGAGGATGGGAAGACAGAGTTGTCACTCATGCACTTTGCCATCACCAACCCTGGCTGGCAGCCACCACGTGAGAGCACGGCCTTCCTCGGTTTCCTCAAGGAGCAAGTTCAGCGGGACGGAGCAGCTGCAGGCCTTGCCCAAGGGGGTCTGCTCCCGGAAAATGCCCTCTTTACGTCCATCCAATCCTTACAATCTGAGTCTGAG CCACTGAGCCTTATTGCAAATGTGGTAGCCGGCTCATCCTGCCGGGGCCCCCCACTGCCCAGAGACTTGCAGGGCTCCAGGCACAGGGCTGAGGTCGCCTCTGCCCTGCGCTCCTTCTCCCCTCTGCAGCCTGGTCAGGCTCCCACAGGCCGGGCTCCCAGCACCATGACAGGCTCTGG GGTGGATGCCAGGACAGCCAGCTCCGGGAGCAGTGTGTGGGAAGGACAGCTGCAGAGCCTGGTGCTGTCGGAATATGCGTCCACTGAGATGAGCCTGCATGCCCTCTATATGCACCAG CTCCACAAGCAGCAGGCCCAGGCTGAACCTGAGCGGCATGTGTGGCACCGCCGggagagtgatgagagtggggaGAGTGCCCCCGAAGAGGGGGGAGAGGGTGCCCGGGGCCCCCAGCCTATCCCCCGCTCCGCCAGCTATCCCTGTGCTGCATCCCGGCCTGGAGCTCCTGAGACCACTGCCCTGCATGGGGGCTTCCAGAGGCGCTACGGAGGCATCACAG ATCCTGGAACAGTGCCCCGGGCTCCCTCTCACTTCTCTCGGCTGCCCCTTGGAGGATGGGCTGAAGATGGGCAGTCAGCATCAaggcacccagagcccgtgcccGAAGAGGGCTCAGAGGATGAGCTTCCCCCTCAGGTGCACAAG GAGCAGGATGGAAACTCTTTGCTGCCCTCTCCAACTTTTAAGATGGGTCCCCCGGGAGACTGA
- the ATG9A gene encoding autophagy-related protein 9A isoform X1 — translation MAQFDTEYQRLEASYSDSPPGEEDLLVHVPEGSKSPWHHIENLDLFFSRVYNLHQKNGFTCMLIGEIFELMQFLFVVAFTTFLVSCVDYDILFANKMVNHSLHPTEPVKVTLPDAFLPAPVCSARIQENGSLITILVIAGVFWVHRLIKFIYNICCYWEIHSFYLHALRIPMSALPYCTWQEVQARIVQTQKEHQICIHKRELTELDIYHRILRFQNYMVALVNKSLLPLRFRLPGLGEVVFFTRGLKYNFELILFWGPGSLFLNEWSLKAEYKRGGQRLELAQRLSNRILWIGIANFLLCPLILIWQILYAFFSYAEVLKREPGALGARCWSLYGRCYLRHFNELEHELQSRLNRGYKPASKYMNCFLSPLLTLLAKNCAFFAGSILAVLIALTIYDEDVLAVEHVLTTVTLLGVTVTVCRSFIPDQHMVFCPEQLLRVILAHIHYMPDHWQGNAHRSQTRDEFAQLFQYKAVFILEELLSPIVTPLILIFCLRPRALEIIDFFRNFTVEVVGVGDTCSFAQMDVRQHGHPQWLSGGQTEASVYQQAEDGKTELSLMHFAITNPGWQPPRESTAFLGFLKEQVQRDGAAAGLAQGGLLPENALFTSIQSLQSESEPLSLIANVVAGSSCRGPPLPRDLQGSRHRAEVASALRSFSPLQPGQAPTGRAPSTMTGSGVDARTASSGSSVWEGQLQSLVLSEYASTEMSLHALYMHQLHKQQAQAEPERHVWHRRESDESGESAPEEGGEGARGPQPIPRSASYPCAASRPGAPETTALHGGFQRRYGGITDPGTVPRAPSHFSRLPLGGWAEDGQSASRHPEPVPEEGSEDELPPQVHKEQDGNSLLPSPTFKMGPPGD, via the exons ATGGCGCAGTTTGACACTGAATACCAGCGCCTAGAGGCCTCCTACAGCGATTCACCCCCCGGGGAGGAGGACCTGTTGGTGCATGTCCCTGAGGGGAGCAAGT CACCTTGGCACCACATCGAAAACCTTGATCTCTTCTTCTCTCGA GTTTATAATCTACACCAGAAGAATGGCTTCACTTGTATGCTCATCGGGGAGATCTTTGAGCTCAT GCAGTTCCTCTTTGTGGTTGCGTTCACCACCTTCCTGGTCAGCTGTGTGGACTACGACATCCTATTTGCCAACAAGATGGTGAACCACAGTCTTCACCCTACCGAGCCTGTCAAGGTTACTCTGCCAGATGCCTTTTTGCCTGCCCCAGTCTGTAGTGCCAG GATTCAGGAAAATGGCTCCCTTATCACCATCCTTGTCATTGCTGGTGTCTTCTGGGTTCACCGGCTCATCAAGTTCATCTATAACATTTGCTGCTACTGGGAGATCCACTCCTTCTACCTGCATGCTCTGCGCATCCCCATG TCTGCGCTTCCATACTGCACGTGGCAAGAAGTACAGGCCCGGATTGTGCAGACCCAGAAAGAGCACCAGATCTGCATCCACAAGCGTGAGCTAACAGAGCTGGACATCTACCACCGCATCCTCCGTTTCCAGAACTACATGGTGGCACTGGTTAACAAATCCCTCCTGCCTCTGCGCTTCCGCCTGCCTGGTCTCGGGGAGGTTGTCTTCTTCACTCGGGGCCTCAAGTACAACTTCGAGCTGATCCTCTTTTGGGGACCTGGCTCTCTGTTTCTCAATGAATGGAGCCTCAAGGCTGAGTACAAACGTGGGGGACAACGGCTCGAGCTGGCCCAGCGTCTCAGCAACCGCATCCTGTGGATTGGCATCGCCAACTTCCTGCTGTGCCCCCTCATCCTCATCTGGCAGATCCTCTATGCCTTTTTCAGTTACGCCGAGGTGCTGAAGCGGGAGCCGGGGGCCCTGGGAGCACGTTGCTGGTCGCTCTACGGCCGCTGCTACCTCCGCCACTTCAACGAGCTGGAACACGAGCTACAGTCCCGCCTCAACCGAGGCTACAAGCCCGCATCCAAGTACATGAATTGCTTCTTGTCACCTCTGCTGACACTGCTGGCCAAGAACTGCGCCTTCTTTGCTGGCTCCATCCTGGCCGTGCTTATTGCCCTCACCATCTACGACGAAGATGTGTTGGCTGTGGAACATGTCCTCACCACTGTCACGCTCCTGGGGGTCACCGTGACCGTGTGCAG GTCCTTTATTCCGGACCAGCACATGGTGTTCTGCCCTGAGCAGCTGCTCCGCGTGATCCTCGCTCACATCCACTACATGCCTGACCACTGGCAGGGTAATGCCCACCGCTCGCAGACCCGGGACGAGTTTGCCCAGCTCTTCCAGTACAAGGCA GTGTTCATCTTGGAGGAGTTACTGAGCCCCATTGTCACACCCCTCATCCTCATCTTCTGCCTGCGCCCACGGGCCCTGGAGATTATAGACTTCTTCCGCAATTTCACCGTGGAGGTCGTTGGTGTTGGAGATACCTGCTCCTTCGCTCAGATGGATGTTCGCCAGCATGGGCACCCCCAG TGGCTGTCCGGTGGGCAGACGGAGGCCTCAGTGTACCAGCAAGCCGAGGATGGGAAGACAGAGTTGTCACTCATGCACTTTGCCATCACCAACCCTGGCTGGCAGCCACCACGTGAGAGCACGGCCTTCCTCGGTTTCCTCAAGGAGCAAGTTCAGCGGGACGGAGCAGCTGCAGGCCTTGCCCAAGGGGGTCTGCTCCCGGAAAATGCCCTCTTTACGTCCATCCAATCCTTACAATCTGAGTCTGAG CCACTGAGCCTTATTGCAAATGTGGTAGCCGGCTCATCCTGCCGGGGCCCCCCACTGCCCAGAGACTTGCAGGGCTCCAGGCACAGGGCTGAGGTCGCCTCTGCCCTGCGCTCCTTCTCCCCTCTGCAGCCTGGTCAGGCTCCCACAGGCCGGGCTCCCAGCACCATGACAGGCTCTGG GGTGGATGCCAGGACAGCCAGCTCCGGGAGCAGTGTGTGGGAAGGACAGCTGCAGAGCCTGGTGCTGTCGGAATATGCGTCCACTGAGATGAGCCTGCATGCCCTCTATATGCACCAG CTCCACAAGCAGCAGGCCCAGGCTGAACCTGAGCGGCATGTGTGGCACCGCCGggagagtgatgagagtggggaGAGTGCCCCCGAAGAGGGGGGAGAGGGTGCCCGGGGCCCCCAGCCTATCCCCCGCTCCGCCAGCTATCCCTGTGCTGCATCCCGGCCTGGAGCTCCTGAGACCACTGCCCTGCATGGGGGCTTCCAGAGGCGCTACGGAGGCATCACAG ATCCTGGAACAGTGCCCCGGGCTCCCTCTCACTTCTCTCGGCTGCCCCTTGGAGGATGGGCTGAAGATGGGCAGTCAGCATCAaggcacccagagcccgtgcccGAAGAGGGCTCAGAGGATGAGCTTCCCCCTCAGGTGCACAAG GAGCAGGATGGAAACTCTTTGCTGCCCTCTCCAACTTTTAAGATGGGTCCCCCGGGAGACTGA
- the ABCB6 gene encoding ATP-binding cassette sub-family B member 6, whose amino-acid sequence MVTVGNYCEAEGPAGPVWAKGGLSPCFFFTLVPSTLMGLGALALVPVLPCKRPERPGGADAVSWAAGPRVAPYVLQLLLATLQVALPLAGLVGRVGAAQGAPLPGYLLLASLLGTVASACGLGLLVVERSQARQKLAMGVWIKFTHSPGLLLLWTVAFAAENLALVSWNSPQWWWARANLSQQVQFSLWVLRYVVSGGLFVLGLWAPGLRPQSYTLRVNEEDQDVDRNQVQSTEGPPRSTWQDLGRKLRLLSGYLWPRGSPALQFVVLICLGLMGLDRGLNVLVPIFYRDIVNLLTQKAPWSSLVWTVITYVFLKFLQGGGTGSTGFVSNLRTFLWIRVQQFTSRQVELRLFSHLHELSLRWHLGRRTGEVLRIVDRGTSSVTGLLSYLVFNVVPTLADIIIGIIYFSMFFNAWFGLIVFLCMSLYLALTIVVTEWRTKFRRAMNTQENATRARAVDSLLNFETVKYYNAESYEVECYREAIIKYQGLEWKSSASLVLLNQTQNLVIGLGLLSGSLLCAYFVSEQKLQVGDFVLFGTYIIQLYMPLNWFGTYYRMIQTNFIDMENMFDLLKEETEVKDLPGAGPLHFQRGQIEFENVHFSYTNGRETLQDVSFTVMPGQTLALVGPSGAGKSTILRLLFRFYDISSGCIRIDGQNISQVTQVSLRSHIGVVPQDTVLFNDTIANNIRYGRITAGNDEVKAAAQAAGIHDTIMAFPEGYDTQVGERGLKLSGGEKQRVAIARTILKAPDIILLDEATSALDTSNERAIQASLAKVCTNRTTIVVAHRLSTVVSADQILVVKDGCIVERGRHEALLSRGGVYADMWQLQQQGQEVSEDTKPQTKAW is encoded by the exons ATGGTGACTGTGGGCAACTACTGTGAGGCCGAAGGACCCGCGGGTCCGGTCTGGGCGAAGGGTGGCCTCAGCCCCTGCTTCTTCTTCACGCTTGTACCCTCGACGCTGATGGGCCTGGGGGCTCTGGCCTTGGTGCCGGTTCTTCCCTGCAAACGTCCGGAGCGGCCAGGTGGCGCTGACGCGGTGTCTTGGGCGGCCGGCCCTCGCGTAGCTCCTTACGTGCTGCAGCTGCTTCTGGCCACACTTCAGGTGGCGCTGCCCCTAGCCGGTCTGGTTGGCCGGGTGGGCGCTGCCCAGGGTGCCCCACTGCCAGGCTACCTATTGCTGGCGTCTTTATTGGGGACTGTGGCCAGCGCCTGTGGCCTGGGGCTGCTCGTGGTGGAACGGAGCCAGGCACGGCAGAAGCTAGCAATGGGTGTCTGGATCAAGTTCACGCACAGCCCGGGTCTCCTGCTCCTCTGGACTGTGGCTTTTGCAGCCGAGAACTTGGCCCTAGTGTCTTGGAACAGCCCACAATGGTGGTGGGCAAGGGCGAACTTGAGCCAGCAG GTTCAGTTTAGCCTGTGGGTGCTGCGGTATGTGGTCTCTGGAGGGCTTTTTGTCCTGGGGCTCTGGGCCCCTGGACTTCGTCCCCAGTCATACACCTTGCGGGTCAATGAAGAGGATCAAGATGTAGACAGGAACCAG GTTCAGTCAACAGAGGGGCCACCACGGTCTACCTGGCAAGACCTTGGCAGGAAACTCCGCCTACTGAGTGGCTACCTGTGGCCTCGAGGGAGTCCAGCTCTGCAGTTTGTTGTGCTCATCTGCCTGGGGCTCATGGGGCTGGACCGGGGACTGAACGTGTTGGTCCCCATCTTCTACAGGGACATAG TGAACTTGCTGACCCAGAAGGCACCTTGGAGCTCCTTGGTCTGGACTGTCATCACCTATGTCTTCCTCAAGTTCCTCCAGGGGGGTGGCACCGGCAGTACAG GCTTCGTGAGCAACCTGCGCACGTTCCTATGGATCCGGGTGCAGCAGTTCACCTCGCGGCAGGTGGAGCTGCGCCTCTTCTCCCACCTGCACGAGCTCTCGCTGCGCTGGCACCTGGGGCGCCGCACGGGGGAGGTGCTGCGGATCGTGGACCGGGGCACATCCAGTGTCACGGGGCTGCTCAG CTACCTGGTGTTCAACGTCGTCCCCACGCTGGCCGACATCATCATTGGCATCATCTACTTCAGCATGTTCTTCAATGCCTGGTTTGGCCTCATTGTGTTCCTGTGCATGAGTCTTTACCTCG CCCTGACCATTGTGGTCACTGAGTGGAGAACGAAGTTTCGACGTGCTATGAACACACAGGAGAATGCTACCCGGGCACGGGCTGTGGACTCTTTGCTAAACTTTGAGACG GTGAAGTATTACAATGCGGAGAGTTATGAAGTGGAATGCTATCGCGAGGCCATCATCAAATATCAG GGTTTGGAGTGGAAGTCAAGTGCTTCACTGGTTTTGCTAAATCAGACCCAGAACCTGGTGATTGGACTTGGGCTCCTCTCTGGCTCCCTGCTTTGTGCATATTTTGTCAGTGAGCAGAAGCTACAG GTTGGGGACTTTGTGCTGTTTGGCACTTATATCATCCAGCTGTACATGCCCCTCAACTGGTTTGGCACCTACTACAG GATGATCCAGACCAACTTCATTGACATGGAGAACATGTTTGACCTGCTAAAAGAGGAGACAGAA GTGAAGGaccttcctggagcagggcccCTTCACTTTCAGAGGGGCCAGATTGAGTTTGAGAATGTGCACTTCAGCTATACCAATGG GCGGGAGACCCTGCAGGATGTGTCCTTCACCGTGATGCCTGGACAGACACTGGCCCTG GTGGGCCCATCAGGAGCAGGGAAGAGCACAATTTTGCGCCTGCTCTTTCGCTTCTATGACATCAGCTCTGGCTGCATCCGAATAGATGGGCAGAACATTTCACAG GTGACCCAGGTCTCTCTCCGGTCTCACATTGGAGTCGTGCCCCAGGACACTGTCCTCTTCAATGACACCATTGCCAACAATATCCGCTACGGCCGCATCACGGCTGGGAACGATGAGGTGAAGGCTGCGGCTCAGGCTGCAGGCATCCACGACACCATTATGGCTTTCCCTGAAG GGTACGATACGCAGGTGGGTGAGCGGGGACTGAAGCTAAGCGGTGGGGAGAAGCAGCGTGTCGCCATCGCTCGCACCATTCTCAAGGCTCCAGACATCATTCTGCTGGACGAG GCAACATCTGCGCTGGATACATCTAATGAGAGGGCCATCCAGGCTTCTCTGGCCAAAGTCTGCACCAACCGCACCACCATCGTGGTGGCACACAG GCTCTCCACTGTGGTTAGTGCTGACCAGATCCTCGTCGTCAAGGATGGCTGCATTGTGGAGAGAGGACG GCACGAGGCTCTGTTGTCCCGAGGCGGGGTGTATGCTGACATgtggcagctgcagcagcagggaCAGGAAGTCTCTGAAGACACCAAGCCCCAGACTAAGGCCTGGTGA
- the ATG9A gene encoding autophagy-related protein 9A isoform X3 — protein sequence MAQFDTEYQRLEASYSDSPPGEEDLLVHVPEGSKSPWHHIENLDLFFSRVYNLHQKNGFTCMLIGEIFELMQFLFVVAFTTFLVSCVDYDILFANKMVNHSLHPTEPVKVTLPDAFLPAPVCSARIQENGSLITILVIAGVFWVHRLIKFIYNICCYWEIHSFYLHALRIPMSALPYCTWQEVQARIVQTQKEHQICIHKRELTELDIYHRILRFQNYMVALVNKSLLPLRFRLPGLGEVVFFTRGLKYNFELILFWGPGSLFLNEWSLKAEYKRGGQRLELAQRLSNRILWIGIANFLLCPLILIWQILYAFFSYAEVLKREPGALGARCWSLYGRCYLRHFNELEHELQSRLNRGYKPASKYMNCFLSPLLTLLAKNCAFFAGSILAVLIALTIYDEDVLAVEHVLTTVTLLGVTVTVCRSFIPDQHMVFCPEQLLRVILAHIHYMPDHWQGNAHRSQTRDEFAQLFQYKAVFILEELLSPIVTPLILIFCLRPRALEIIDFFRNFTVEVVGVGDTCSFAQMDVRQHGHPQWLSGGQTEASVYQQAEDGKTELSLMHFAITNPGWQPPRESTAFLGFLKEQVQRDGAAAGLAQGGLLPENALFTSIQSLQSESEPLSLIANVVAGSSCRGPPLPRDLQGSRHRAEVASALRSFSPLQPGQAPTGRAPSTMTGSGVDARTASSGSSVWEGQLQSLVLSEYASTEMSLHALYMHQLHKQQAQAEPERHVWHRRESDESGESAPEEGGEGARGPQPIPRSASYPCAASRPGAPETTALHGGFQRRYGGITDPGTVPRAPSHFSRLPLGGWAEDGQSASRHPEPVPEEGSEDELPPQVHKV from the exons ATGGCGCAGTTTGACACTGAATACCAGCGCCTAGAGGCCTCCTACAGCGATTCACCCCCCGGGGAGGAGGACCTGTTGGTGCATGTCCCTGAGGGGAGCAAGT CACCTTGGCACCACATCGAAAACCTTGATCTCTTCTTCTCTCGA GTTTATAATCTACACCAGAAGAATGGCTTCACTTGTATGCTCATCGGGGAGATCTTTGAGCTCAT GCAGTTCCTCTTTGTGGTTGCGTTCACCACCTTCCTGGTCAGCTGTGTGGACTACGACATCCTATTTGCCAACAAGATGGTGAACCACAGTCTTCACCCTACCGAGCCTGTCAAGGTTACTCTGCCAGATGCCTTTTTGCCTGCCCCAGTCTGTAGTGCCAG GATTCAGGAAAATGGCTCCCTTATCACCATCCTTGTCATTGCTGGTGTCTTCTGGGTTCACCGGCTCATCAAGTTCATCTATAACATTTGCTGCTACTGGGAGATCCACTCCTTCTACCTGCATGCTCTGCGCATCCCCATG TCTGCGCTTCCATACTGCACGTGGCAAGAAGTACAGGCCCGGATTGTGCAGACCCAGAAAGAGCACCAGATCTGCATCCACAAGCGTGAGCTAACAGAGCTGGACATCTACCACCGCATCCTCCGTTTCCAGAACTACATGGTGGCACTGGTTAACAAATCCCTCCTGCCTCTGCGCTTCCGCCTGCCTGGTCTCGGGGAGGTTGTCTTCTTCACTCGGGGCCTCAAGTACAACTTCGAGCTGATCCTCTTTTGGGGACCTGGCTCTCTGTTTCTCAATGAATGGAGCCTCAAGGCTGAGTACAAACGTGGGGGACAACGGCTCGAGCTGGCCCAGCGTCTCAGCAACCGCATCCTGTGGATTGGCATCGCCAACTTCCTGCTGTGCCCCCTCATCCTCATCTGGCAGATCCTCTATGCCTTTTTCAGTTACGCCGAGGTGCTGAAGCGGGAGCCGGGGGCCCTGGGAGCACGTTGCTGGTCGCTCTACGGCCGCTGCTACCTCCGCCACTTCAACGAGCTGGAACACGAGCTACAGTCCCGCCTCAACCGAGGCTACAAGCCCGCATCCAAGTACATGAATTGCTTCTTGTCACCTCTGCTGACACTGCTGGCCAAGAACTGCGCCTTCTTTGCTGGCTCCATCCTGGCCGTGCTTATTGCCCTCACCATCTACGACGAAGATGTGTTGGCTGTGGAACATGTCCTCACCACTGTCACGCTCCTGGGGGTCACCGTGACCGTGTGCAG GTCCTTTATTCCGGACCAGCACATGGTGTTCTGCCCTGAGCAGCTGCTCCGCGTGATCCTCGCTCACATCCACTACATGCCTGACCACTGGCAGGGTAATGCCCACCGCTCGCAGACCCGGGACGAGTTTGCCCAGCTCTTCCAGTACAAGGCA GTGTTCATCTTGGAGGAGTTACTGAGCCCCATTGTCACACCCCTCATCCTCATCTTCTGCCTGCGCCCACGGGCCCTGGAGATTATAGACTTCTTCCGCAATTTCACCGTGGAGGTCGTTGGTGTTGGAGATACCTGCTCCTTCGCTCAGATGGATGTTCGCCAGCATGGGCACCCCCAG TGGCTGTCCGGTGGGCAGACGGAGGCCTCAGTGTACCAGCAAGCCGAGGATGGGAAGACAGAGTTGTCACTCATGCACTTTGCCATCACCAACCCTGGCTGGCAGCCACCACGTGAGAGCACGGCCTTCCTCGGTTTCCTCAAGGAGCAAGTTCAGCGGGACGGAGCAGCTGCAGGCCTTGCCCAAGGGGGTCTGCTCCCGGAAAATGCCCTCTTTACGTCCATCCAATCCTTACAATCTGAGTCTGAG CCACTGAGCCTTATTGCAAATGTGGTAGCCGGCTCATCCTGCCGGGGCCCCCCACTGCCCAGAGACTTGCAGGGCTCCAGGCACAGGGCTGAGGTCGCCTCTGCCCTGCGCTCCTTCTCCCCTCTGCAGCCTGGTCAGGCTCCCACAGGCCGGGCTCCCAGCACCATGACAGGCTCTGG GGTGGATGCCAGGACAGCCAGCTCCGGGAGCAGTGTGTGGGAAGGACAGCTGCAGAGCCTGGTGCTGTCGGAATATGCGTCCACTGAGATGAGCCTGCATGCCCTCTATATGCACCAG CTCCACAAGCAGCAGGCCCAGGCTGAACCTGAGCGGCATGTGTGGCACCGCCGggagagtgatgagagtggggaGAGTGCCCCCGAAGAGGGGGGAGAGGGTGCCCGGGGCCCCCAGCCTATCCCCCGCTCCGCCAGCTATCCCTGTGCTGCATCCCGGCCTGGAGCTCCTGAGACCACTGCCCTGCATGGGGGCTTCCAGAGGCGCTACGGAGGCATCACAG ATCCTGGAACAGTGCCCCGGGCTCCCTCTCACTTCTCTCGGCTGCCCCTTGGAGGATGGGCTGAAGATGGGCAGTCAGCATCAaggcacccagagcccgtgcccGAAGAGGGCTCAGAGGATGAGCTTCCCCCTCAGGTGCACAAG GTATAG